One region of Citrus sinensis cultivar Valencia sweet orange chromosome 6, DVS_A1.0, whole genome shotgun sequence genomic DNA includes:
- the LOC127902987 gene encoding protein FAR1-RELATED SEQUENCE 5-like, with protein MTWALLFYNYVCNVISNRLFDTYISKQLIDNFEQVKEVDEVGELQDLQGADLEENNEELVVENVVEPTVGMSFDSPDEMFEYYKTYGLQEGFPIMRRSCRKGDDGSLRYVTFTCRRNDKSKAKATNVLRLQPNQKIGCNAKIEGRLDILEINEEAGIKMAQRFKSIVVEAGGFENVSFLEYAEIMLTSIDLNEEGRLKNIFWAVPRSRAAYKDFGDVVTFNTTYLTNKYNMSFAPFVGVIHHGQSILLGCELISHEDTEIFSWLFDTWLSCMFGCPPLGIITDQDKAMKNAIHIIFPDTRHRWCLWHILKKVPEKLGRYVEYYAIRVSLLSVVYDLHTPVESEKAWHDMLDKYYLRNNQWLNGLYEERNRWVPAFVKTTFWTEMSITQRSESMNAFFDGYVNSKTTLK; from the exons ATGACCTGGGCTctacttttttataattatgtatGTAACGTCATTTCTAATCGATTATTTGATACATATATTTCTAAG cAGTTAATAGATAATTTCGAACAAGTGAAGGAGGTTGATGAAGTTGGGGAATTACAGGATTTACAAGGGGCTGATTTGGAAGAAAACAATGAGGAATTGGTAGTGGAAAATGTTGTTGAGCCTACGGTTGGGATGTCTTTTGATAGTCCTGATGAAatgtttgaatattataaaacttatGGCCTACAAGAGGGGTTTCCAATTATGCGGAGATCTTGTAGAAAAGGGGATGATGGGAGTTTGAGATATGTGACATTTACTTGTAGGAGAAACGACAAGTCAAAAGCCAAAGCCACTAATGTTTTGCGGCTTcaaccaaaccaaaaaattgGATGCAATGCTAAAATTGAAGGACGTTTGGATATT cttgaaataaatgaagaagctGGAATTAAAATGGCTCAACGTTTTAAGTCCATTGTTGTCGAGGCTGGTGGCTTTGAAAATGTGTCATTTTTAGAATATGCAGAAATCATGTTGACAAG TATTGACCTAAATGAGGAGGGTcggttaaaaaatatattttgggcAGTTCCAAGGAGCAGGGCAGCCTATAAGGACTTTGGGGATGTTGTCACATTTAATACCACATACCTAACAAACAAGTATAACATGTCATTTGCTCCTTTTGTAGGAGTTATTCATCATGGTCAATCAATTTTGTTAGGATGTGAGTTAATTTCGCATGAGGACACGGAAATATTTTCGTGGTTATTTGACACATGGCTATCATGTATGTTTGGGTGTCCTCCCCTTGGAATCATTACAGATCAAGATAAAGCGATGAAAAACgcaattcatattatttttccaGACACTAGGCATCGATGGTGTTTGTGGCATATATTGAAAAAGGTGCCGGAGAAGTTGGGAAGGTATGTAGAATATTATGCCATTAGAGTTTCACTGCTTTCTGTTGTTTATGATTTACATACTCCTGTTGAATCCGAGAAAGCTTGGCATGACATGTTAGATAAATATTATCTTAGAAATAATCAATGGTTGAATGGTTTGTATGAGGAAAGAAATCGTTGGGTTCCAGCATTCGTGAAAACTACTTTTTGGACTGAAATGTCAATCACTCAGCGTAGTGAGAGTATGAATGCTTTCTTTGATGGGTATGTTAACTCGAAGACAactttaaagtaa
- the LOC102629954 gene encoding zinc finger CCCH domain-containing protein 3 isoform X2 → MPLGKYYCDYCDKQFQDTYFARKRHLQGIQHLRAKALWYDSLNETNQTYPDGFPKGVCSRFVKTGFCPFGDSCKYLHPKNNPPQNSGNQGLRGDMMRDSMGMSWGNLPPSLKPPPEGGYPLLPFVDWG, encoded by the exons ATGCCGCTGGGAAAATACTACTGTGACTACTGTGACAAGCAGTTTCAAGACACTTATTTCGCCAGAAAACGCCATCTTCAAGGCATCCAACACCTTCGAGCCAAGGCTCTTTGGTACGATTCTCTCAATG AGACAAATCAAACCTACCCAGATGGATTTCCAAAGGGGGTTTGCAGCCGCTTCGTCAAAACa GGTTTTTGCCCATTTGGTGATTCTTGTAAATACTTGCATCCCAAGAACAACCCCCCTCAAAATTCTGGCAATCAGGGTCTCAGAG GTGATATGATGAGAGATAGCATGGGAATGTCATGGGGAAATCTACCTCCGTCCTTGAAGCCTCCACCTGAAGGTGGATATCCCCTACTTCCTTTTGTGGATTGGGGATAG
- the LOC102629954 gene encoding zinc finger CCCH domain-containing protein 3 isoform X1, with protein MPLGKYYCDYCDKQFQDTYFARKRHLQGIQHLRAKALWYDSLNETNQTYPDGFPKGVCSRFVKTGFCPFGDSCKYLHPKNNPPQNSGNQGLRATGFTDINARSSSVDQRIYLAGGSSFPGDMMRDSMGMSWGNLPPSLKPPPEGGYPLLPFVDWG; from the exons ATGCCGCTGGGAAAATACTACTGTGACTACTGTGACAAGCAGTTTCAAGACACTTATTTCGCCAGAAAACGCCATCTTCAAGGCATCCAACACCTTCGAGCCAAGGCTCTTTGGTACGATTCTCTCAATG AGACAAATCAAACCTACCCAGATGGATTTCCAAAGGGGGTTTGCAGCCGCTTCGTCAAAACa GGTTTTTGCCCATTTGGTGATTCTTGTAAATACTTGCATCCCAAGAACAACCCCCCTCAAAATTCTGGCAATCAGGGTCTCAGAG CTACTGGATTTACGGATATTAATGCTCGGTCATCATCGGTTGATCAAAGGATTTATTTAGCTGGTGGAAGCTCTTTCCCTG GTGATATGATGAGAGATAGCATGGGAATGTCATGGGGAAATCTACCTCCGTCCTTGAAGCCTCCACCTGAAGGTGGATATCCCCTACTTCCTTTTGTGGATTGGGGATAG